Proteins encoded together in one Marispirochaeta sp. window:
- a CDS encoding class I SAM-dependent methyltransferase has product MERKVKLTVWGEISVNKIVLTEEKETLLIPLLGKARENEKQNPILIDKKSSEIVKQIDYDFESLKIPEKTNILMCIRAKLMDNYVTSFLSDNENSIALHLGCGLDSRYIRIKNNNVNWFDLDYKEVIGIRQHFFNETDKYHMIASSVTEPEWIKIIPQEKGHYIIIAEGLFMYLKENEIKELISRLKDRIGNYTLIFDAYSKLTAKNANNHPSLKKTGARINWGIDDPAELANWGLGIQLIDEVYFTDYEGNNTLNTSTKIMFKIANMLSIAKKAHRLLIYKIDGK; this is encoded by the coding sequence ATGGAACGAAAAGTTAAGTTAACAGTTTGGGGAGAGATTTCAGTGAATAAAATTGTTTTGACAGAAGAAAAGGAAACCTTACTGATACCATTGTTAGGAAAAGCACGGGAAAATGAAAAGCAAAACCCAATATTAATTGATAAGAAATCATCGGAAATTGTTAAGCAAATTGATTACGACTTTGAATCATTAAAAATTCCCGAGAAAACGAACATACTGATGTGTATACGGGCAAAACTTATGGATAATTATGTGACTAGTTTTCTTTCAGATAACGAAAATAGTATTGCCCTACATTTAGGCTGTGGCCTTGATAGTAGATATATTAGAATAAAGAATAATAATGTTAATTGGTTTGATCTAGATTATAAAGAAGTCATTGGTATTCGTCAACATTTTTTCAATGAGACTGATAAGTATCATATGATAGCATCTTCAGTTACAGAACCTGAATGGATAAAAATAATACCACAAGAGAAAGGCCATTATATCATTATCGCAGAAGGTTTATTTATGTATCTAAAAGAAAATGAAATAAAAGAGTTGATAAGCCGTCTTAAAGATAGAATTGGTAATTATACCTTGATTTTTGATGCTTATAGCAAACTTACAGCAAAAAATGCAAATAATCATCCTTCTTTAAAGAAAACTGGAGCGAGAATAAATTGGGGAATTGATGATCCTGCTGAACTTGCAAATTGGGGATTAGGGATTCAACTAATTGATGAAGTGTATTTTACAGATTATGAAGGAAATAATACATTAAATACCTCTACTAAGATTATGTTTAAAATCGCAAACATGCTTTCTATAGCCAAGAAAGCACATAGATTATTAATTTACAAAATTGATGGCAAATAA
- a CDS encoding DUF4386 domain-containing protein — MILTEKNISNADVSIQKAALISGVSLLLMTVIAFISFPILQNYFEPEDAAQTAMNIIENQFLFRIILCSFLIIIFLDIIVAWALYVFLKPVNTSLALLMGLFRIVYAAIFATALNNLFSVLHLLSNNSYTNILKIEQIHAQSMVFINAFNFGWDIGLAVFGIHIIILGYLVYKSGYVPKTLGILVSIASLGYLIDSFGKFILFDYSLSIGMFTFIGEVLLAFWLLLKGIKGFTKKSKNDTAR, encoded by the coding sequence ATGATTTTAACTGAAAAAAACATTAGTAACGCTGATGTATCAATTCAAAAAGCTGCATTAATTTCAGGTGTTAGCTTGTTGCTAATGACTGTAATTGCGTTTATTAGTTTCCCTATTCTTCAGAATTATTTTGAACCTGAAGATGCAGCACAAACAGCAATGAATATTATTGAGAATCAATTTCTCTTTCGAATTATTCTCTGCAGTTTCCTAATCATAATTTTTCTTGATATAATCGTAGCTTGGGCACTCTATGTTTTTCTCAAACCAGTAAATACGAGCCTGGCACTGCTTATGGGATTGTTTAGAATAGTTTATGCTGCTATTTTTGCTACTGCATTAAATAATCTCTTTAGTGTATTACATCTGTTATCCAACAACAGTTATACTAACATATTAAAAATAGAACAGATACATGCTCAATCGATGGTTTTTATCAATGCCTTTAATTTTGGATGGGATATTGGTTTAGCTGTTTTTGGTATTCATATTATAATTCTTGGTTATTTAGTATATAAATCAGGTTATGTTCCTAAAACACTCGGAATTTTAGTGAGTATTGCTTCATTAGGCTATTTAATAGATAGTTTTGGAAAGTTTATTTTATTTGATTACAGTTTATCAATTGGCATGTTTACATTTATTGGGGAAGTGTTGCTTGCTTTTTGGCTTTTACTAAAAGGAATTAAAGGTTTCACAAAAAAATCTAAAAATGATACAGCGAGATAA
- a CDS encoding DUF6326 family protein — MSSLVKNRRMILSTLWIFVTLNYIYCDILGLMDAGLLKQYITAASIKTIAMIFTMFVGTPTIYYLFLGTVEILTTLFIFWYAWRWLRTEE; from the coding sequence ATGAGTTCGTTAGTAAAAAATAGAAGAATGATACTTTCGACTTTATGGATATTTGTAACTTTAAACTATATATATTGTGATATTCTAGGTCTAATGGATGCAGGTTTATTGAAACAATATATTACTGCAGCTTCAATAAAGACTATCGCTATGATATTTACAATGTTTGTTGGAACACCGACGATATATTATCTCTTTTTGGGAACTGTTGAAATACTAACTACTTTATTTATTTTTTGGTATGCTTGGAGATGGCTAAGGACAGAAGAGTAG
- a CDS encoding CPBP family glutamic-type intramembrane protease yields the protein MKQKLNILKCYPVAAYFILVFVISWGSVFLFLGPDGLPVALDQVQMIGMALLLGTTGAMLILTATVDGKAGFRNFGERLIKWKVNGSYYAVALLTAPVTAMITLLVLSVFGPQFTPKIIIADDKIQLIGMGVAAGFFIAFFEEVGWTGFAVPRMLEKHGILLSGLLTGSLWVYGIFLLSGKMTAYLGLYLCYYFWRVCSLGL from the coding sequence ATGAAACAAAAGCTTAATATCTTAAAGTGCTATCCAGTAGCGGCTTATTTCATACTTGTTTTTGTTATCTCCTGGGGCTCGGTTTTTTTATTCCTCGGTCCTGACGGACTTCCTGTGGCATTGGATCAGGTGCAGATGATCGGCATGGCCTTGTTGCTGGGTACAACCGGGGCGATGTTGATACTTACAGCAACAGTTGATGGGAAAGCGGGTTTTCGCAATTTTGGGGAGCGTTTGATAAAATGGAAAGTCAATGGAAGTTATTACGCTGTAGCTTTGCTTACTGCTCCTGTTACGGCTATGATTACATTATTGGTCTTGTCTGTCTTTGGTCCTCAGTTCACACCGAAGATAATCATTGCAGATGACAAAATTCAACTCATAGGAATGGGAGTCGCAGCGGGATTTTTCATAGCTTTCTTTGAGGAGGTAGGTTGGACAGGCTTCGCCGTACCGCGAATGCTGGAAAAACATGGGATATTGTTGAGTGGTCTACTCACGGGGTCGCTATGGGTTTATGGCATTTTCCTCCTTTCTGGTAAGATGACAGCCTATTTGGGACTCTACCTTTGCTACTACTTCTGGCGCGTCTGTTCTCTTGGATTATAG
- a CDS encoding IS110 family transposase: protein MKYVGIDLHTNCFTCCFLDTAGKKEIKTFGLNEKDLSFFFEEVDSSSTYVLIEATINSFAFEKVIREHVKEVPVANTFELKQISFTNKKTDKVDAYKLARILKAQLMSGEEQIHPVVVPPQHIQELRALFTTYRLLRKQVGAIKNRIHSLLKQNLKPFTKEYIFGRKSRKEIRSVCKDSPAVDFQLNFLFDHLEDLEDRVTAIKKKIKEEGRFYLKEIDILTSMKGISVFTAIAIIADIISVKRFPNSKRFASYLRSTPKVESSNEKTIIKSTNKAGRKVAITLLSQALNHYRDASPTVKRWHDRLRRYKKPGIVRMGVCRRMITEVYQMLKKEEYHYFRDKENHRKKMDEYLSFLINLGMYCDDTARSA, encoded by the coding sequence ATGAAATATGTAGGCATTGATCTACACACCAACTGTTTCACCTGCTGTTTCCTGGATACAGCAGGTAAGAAAGAGATCAAAACTTTCGGTTTGAATGAAAAGGATCTATCTTTCTTCTTTGAAGAAGTGGATAGCAGTTCTACGTATGTACTCATTGAAGCAACCATCAATTCATTTGCTTTCGAAAAAGTGATTCGTGAGCATGTTAAAGAGGTGCCGGTTGCTAATACCTTTGAGCTGAAACAGATTTCATTCACCAATAAGAAGACAGACAAGGTGGATGCTTACAAGCTGGCCAGGATTCTCAAAGCTCAATTGATGAGTGGGGAAGAGCAGATTCACCCTGTTGTTGTTCCCCCGCAGCATATCCAGGAATTGCGCGCCTTGTTTACGACATACAGACTACTGAGAAAGCAGGTAGGTGCCATAAAGAACAGAATCCACTCATTATTGAAGCAGAATCTCAAACCGTTCACAAAAGAATACATATTCGGTAGAAAATCCAGGAAAGAAATCAGAAGTGTATGCAAGGATAGTCCCGCTGTAGATTTTCAACTTAATTTCCTGTTTGATCATTTGGAGGATTTGGAGGATCGTGTTACTGCCATCAAAAAAAAGATCAAAGAGGAAGGCCGTTTTTATCTAAAGGAAATCGATATTCTTACCAGCATGAAGGGCATCAGTGTGTTTACAGCCATTGCAATAATTGCAGACATCATTTCAGTTAAAAGGTTTCCAAACAGCAAAAGATTTGCCAGCTATCTGCGTAGTACGCCAAAAGTTGAAAGTTCTAATGAGAAGACGATTATCAAAAGCACAAACAAAGCAGGCAGGAAAGTTGCAATTACATTGTTGTCTCAGGCATTGAATCACTATCGTGATGCAAGTCCAACGGTAAAAAGATGGCATGATCGCCTGAGGCGGTATAAAAAACCTGGAATAGTGAGAATGGGGGTATGCAGGAGAATGATAACCGAGGTCTATCAGATGCTGAAAAAGGAGGAATACCATTACTTCAGAGACAAGGAAAACCATAGAAAGAAAATGGATGAATACCTCAGTTTCCTCATTAATTTGGGAATGTATTGCGATGATACTGCCCGGTCGGCTTGA
- a CDS encoding IS1634 family transposase — protein sequence MYVIDQKVGKHIYVYEVHSYWDKNKKSPRQQRVKIGKRDPVTGELIKLQTRRQSREYGPVYFLASLIEQLSLKELLYQEFPDTARQILMVAAFQIAEHKSLYLCNSWLEHIYLKEPLHLPSQAVSRLLHELGEDDRGIYRFLDEWTEHHTDSEFIVFDITSLSTYSKEIDFAEWGYNRDGERLAQINFGVVYSEPSNLPLLYSLYPGSVPDVVTLKNIKKRLEKISELRTLFVLDRGFYSTKNIEQLQDLGAFIIPLPMGTKAAKELVDKHHSSITDPERAFRFGKEIYYALSATPILLEHEQLTAHLFYNQKRAGDERERLIGELLTIEEETRIKKWKSSAKLIRFLDDNRPGWQHYFSLNEGEDGYTLLRKKKEIEQILNHHGIFILLSNTNLSAEQILAYYRRKDGVEKLFDTMKHGTEMKRLRVHSRKAMEGLIFIEFISLIIYSEIQKTLRESGLGKKLTVEQLFYELKKLSVIEIDDKKPIITELTRKQKDIFNAFRIQLPILT from the coding sequence ATGTATGTTATAGACCAAAAAGTGGGAAAACACATCTATGTCTATGAAGTGCACAGCTATTGGGACAAGAATAAAAAATCACCCAGGCAGCAGAGAGTAAAAATCGGTAAGCGTGATCCGGTTACCGGAGAACTTATCAAACTCCAGACTCGTCGTCAGAGCCGTGAATACGGACCGGTTTATTTCCTCGCTTCCCTGATTGAACAACTCAGCCTGAAAGAGCTGCTCTACCAGGAGTTTCCCGATACAGCCCGGCAGATTCTCATGGTAGCCGCCTTTCAGATTGCAGAACACAAGAGTCTGTATTTGTGCAATAGTTGGCTTGAACATATTTACCTTAAAGAACCGCTTCATCTGCCCAGTCAGGCAGTAAGCCGTTTGCTGCATGAGCTTGGTGAAGATGATCGTGGAATCTATCGATTCCTGGATGAATGGACGGAACATCATACCGACAGCGAGTTCATCGTATTCGATATCACCAGCCTTTCCACCTATTCAAAGGAAATCGACTTCGCCGAATGGGGCTACAACCGGGACGGAGAACGTCTTGCACAAATCAACTTTGGGGTGGTGTACAGCGAGCCAAGCAATCTTCCTCTCCTGTATTCCCTGTATCCAGGAAGTGTCCCCGATGTAGTAACACTGAAGAATATCAAAAAGCGGCTGGAAAAGATCTCAGAGCTTCGAACTCTGTTTGTGCTGGATCGAGGCTTCTACAGCACGAAGAATATTGAACAGTTACAAGACCTCGGAGCGTTCATAATTCCTTTACCTATGGGAACTAAGGCAGCGAAAGAACTTGTCGACAAGCATCACAGTAGTATTACCGATCCGGAGCGGGCTTTTCGCTTTGGAAAAGAAATCTACTATGCACTTAGTGCCACACCCATCCTTCTTGAACACGAGCAACTGACCGCCCACCTGTTCTATAACCAGAAAAGAGCCGGTGATGAAAGAGAACGACTGATTGGTGAACTTCTTACCATAGAGGAAGAGACACGGATTAAGAAATGGAAGAGTTCTGCGAAACTTATCCGTTTTCTTGACGATAACCGGCCGGGGTGGCAGCACTATTTCTCCCTCAATGAAGGAGAAGATGGCTACACCCTTTTACGCAAAAAGAAGGAAATCGAACAAATCTTGAACCATCATGGGATATTTATTCTGCTGTCGAACACCAATCTTTCGGCTGAACAGATCCTTGCCTATTACAGAAGAAAGGATGGTGTTGAAAAGTTGTTTGACACAATGAAACATGGGACCGAAATGAAGCGCCTGAGAGTACATAGCAGGAAGGCGATGGAGGGACTTATATTCATTGAGTTCATCAGTCTGATTATATACTCGGAAATCCAGAAAACACTGCGGGAAAGCGGTTTGGGAAAAAAACTCACCGTAGAGCAGTTATTCTATGAACTGAAGAAATTGAGCGTAATTGAAATTGATGATAAGAAACCCATCATCACCGAGCTGACACGGAAACAAAAAGATATTTTCAATGCCTTCAGAATTCAGCTGCCGATCCTGACATAG
- a CDS encoding isochorismatase family cysteine hydrolase: MQKKALVIIDIQNDITKNYKDVIGNINKAIDWAVNNDIHVIYIRHENLSAGTRTLKPNTYGSELASDLKIVSKNVFTKYKGNALTSEEFTDFISKNEICDFYIAGADAVVCVKSTCYNLRKANYGVNVLSDCVTSYDKKKIDEMLRYYLNSAQNYTMSGSAAEF, encoded by the coding sequence ATGCAGAAAAAAGCCTTAGTAATAATCGATATTCAAAATGACATAACAAAGAATTACAAGGATGTTATTGGCAATATCAATAAAGCTATTGATTGGGCAGTCAATAATGATATTCATGTTATTTATATAAGGCATGAAAATTTATCAGCCGGCACAAGGACTCTTAAACCCAATACATATGGGTCTGAATTAGCTTCAGACTTGAAAATAGTATCAAAAAATGTTTTTACAAAATACAAAGGAAACGCATTAACCAGTGAAGAATTTACAGACTTCATTAGTAAAAATGAAATATGTGATTTCTATATAGCAGGAGCGGATGCTGTTGTTTGTGTTAAATCAACCTGTTACAACTTACGCAAAGCAAATTATGGCGTTAATGTCCTATCAGATTGCGTTACCAGCTATGATAAAAAGAAAATTGACGAAATGCTACGTTATTACCTAAATTCCGCACAAAATTATACTATGTCAGGATCGGCAGCTGAATTCTGA
- a CDS encoding YafY family protein, with product MKIDRLVSIIMILLDKKRIGAQELADMFEVSPRTIYRDIDTINMAGIPVRSISGVGGGFEIMQKYKIDRKVFSTADLSAILMGLSSLSNMIRGDELVNALAKVKSFIPADRAKDIELIANQIYIDLSPWMGNRNIQPYLEIIKTALQKSKLLSFEYADRYGNKTARTAEPYQLVLKSSHWYWQGYCHKRNDFRLFKLSRTSNLQIQEEFFKPRDYQKPQLDFTDILATMQRKIKIRIHKSVMDRVLDYCTYEHFSPDGDEHYIVSFPFIENEYYYNILFSFGDKCECIEPLHIRTEMKRRIHDIATIYES from the coding sequence ATGAAAATTGACAGGCTTGTAAGCATTATTATGATACTCCTTGATAAAAAGCGTATAGGCGCACAGGAGTTAGCAGATATGTTTGAAGTTTCACCCCGCACAATCTACCGCGACATAGACACTATCAACATGGCGGGTATTCCTGTTCGCTCAATATCGGGAGTGGGCGGCGGCTTTGAAATCATGCAGAAATACAAGATTGATAGAAAGGTTTTTTCGACTGCCGACCTTTCCGCTATCTTGATGGGGCTTTCCAGTCTTTCCAACATGATACGAGGGGATGAACTGGTAAATGCCCTTGCGAAAGTCAAGAGTTTTATCCCCGCCGACAGAGCGAAAGACATTGAATTAATAGCAAATCAAATATATATAGATTTAAGTCCGTGGATGGGCAACAGGAACATACAACCATATTTAGAAATTATCAAAACAGCTTTACAGAAAAGCAAGCTACTTTCGTTTGAATATGCAGACCGCTACGGAAATAAAACCGCACGAACAGCCGAGCCGTATCAGCTTGTATTGAAAAGTAGTCATTGGTATTGGCAAGGGTATTGCCATAAAAGAAATGATTTTCGCTTATTCAAACTATCCCGCACATCAAACCTACAAATACAAGAGGAATTTTTTAAGCCACGAGATTATCAAAAACCGCAGTTAGATTTTACTGATATTTTGGCAACTATGCAAAGAAAAATCAAAATTCGTATTCATAAATCTGTCATGGACAGGGTACTTGATTATTGCACTTATGAACACTTTTCGCCAGACGGTGATGAGCATTACATTGTAAGTTTTCCTTTCATAGAGAACGAATACTACTACAATATTCTTTTCAGTTTTGGGGATAAATGCGAGTGTATAGAGCCGTTACATATCCGCACAGAAATGAAGCGTAGAATACATGATATAGCTACTATATACGAAAGTTAA
- a CDS encoding transposase → MAGCEQITVGYKWPGLSPWKEIEPRYAYKFSKEKGRRAKSVRVVLGALIIKEKKNLTDEETILEIQENPYLQYFLGFESYQEDPIFEASLMVYFRKRLGSEIIVEVNELIAK, encoded by the coding sequence GTGGCTGGCTGCGAGCAGATAACCGTTGGGTACAAATGGCCAGGATTATCCCCCTGGAAAGAGATAGAACCGCGGTATGCGTATAAGTTTTCCAAGGAAAAAGGACGCCGAGCGAAGAGCGTTCGGGTTGTCTTGGGAGCCCTTATCATCAAGGAAAAGAAGAACCTTACGGATGAAGAAACGATACTGGAAATCCAGGAAAATCCGTATCTTCAATATTTTCTTGGCTTTGAATCTTATCAGGAAGACCCCATCTTTGAAGCGAGTCTGATGGTGTATTTTCGAAAACGCCTGGGCAGTGAGATTATCGTGGAAGTGAATGAACTTATCGCAAAATAA
- a CDS encoding transposase codes for MSRKEYRDLLVINKAYDQQMYLYQKHKHSIRGKIVSLSHPHVRPIARGKARGAYEFRAKISAAIAEHGLMYIDRLEWEPYNESGDLQMQVERYRDRFGHYPESVHVDKIYRTRENRAWCEERKIRLSGPPLGRPVSTAGIDKKILRAKRKQERRDESIRQAIEGAFGVGKRRYGLDCVYEKLRITSETTIMINMLVLNMEKDPEGSLCASSYCIQFGNIW; via the coding sequence TTGAGTAGGAAAGAATATAGGGATTTGCTGGTAATCAACAAAGCGTATGATCAGCAGATGTATCTATACCAGAAACATAAACACTCGATCCGCGGAAAGATCGTCAGTTTGTCGCATCCTCATGTTCGTCCGATCGCCCGCGGAAAAGCACGAGGGGCCTATGAGTTCAGAGCCAAGATATCTGCAGCAATTGCTGAACATGGACTGATGTATATCGACCGGCTGGAGTGGGAACCGTACAATGAAAGCGGTGACTTGCAGATGCAGGTGGAGCGCTATAGAGATCGATTTGGTCATTATCCTGAATCGGTCCATGTGGATAAGATCTATCGGACGCGGGAGAACAGGGCCTGGTGTGAAGAACGTAAGATCAGATTATCTGGGCCTCCCCTGGGCCGTCCGGTGAGCACTGCAGGTATTGATAAAAAGATTCTGAGGGCGAAAAGAAAACAGGAACGCCGGGATGAAAGTATCCGCCAGGCAATCGAAGGTGCATTTGGTGTTGGGAAGAGGCGATACGGATTGGACTGTGTATATGAGAAACTGAGAATAACCAGTGAAACAACTATCATGATAAATATGCTGGTGCTGAATATGGAGAAAGATCCTGAAGGATCTTTATGCGCTTCTTCTTACTGCATTCAATTCGGAAATATTTGGTAG
- a CDS encoding YciI family protein: protein MKYYVLEGTFAKDLPEKSELQKVIDVHLEYLKSGFDDDSILVSGPKAGTGGGIIVVKCDDIEKFCDDDPLVQAGIQEYRITEFRLHNCQDYLKNWFT, encoded by the coding sequence ATGAAATATTATGTATTGGAAGGAACGTTTGCAAAAGATCTCCCTGAAAAAAGCGAGCTGCAAAAAGTAATTGACGTACATCTTGAGTATTTAAAATCTGGATTTGATGATGACTCAATCCTTGTATCCGGCCCCAAAGCAGGAACAGGCGGCGGCATTATCGTTGTTAAATGCGATGATATTGAAAAGTTCTGTGATGATGATCCTCTTGTGCAAGCAGGGATTCAGGAGTATCGAATTACGGAGTTCAGACTACATAATTGCCAGGACTACCTCAAAAATTGGTTTACTTAG
- a CDS encoding transposase codes for MKLNVGVDLHKSQFTVYWKLEKSREGKFARFATTEAGYGTFEHQVLKAVNQGNDVAVAVETTGNARYFRARMQRLGARVVVVNSLKFKVITQSVKKTDRHDASTLAEFLEKDMLPEAVLCSEESEELRRLLKVRKRLVETIVVIKNQIHGLQLSVGIESSRGQLQSKKERRRVQNVLAAHTLTGAAVEPLFETIDRLYDEVKKLEKIIEQKTADDPAVELLRTIPGVGIITGSDFTGLD; via the coding sequence ATGAAACTGAACGTTGGAGTGGATCTGCACAAGAGTCAGTTCACGGTGTACTGGAAGCTGGAGAAGTCGAGGGAAGGGAAATTCGCCCGCTTCGCGACCACTGAAGCCGGGTACGGGACCTTCGAGCACCAGGTGCTGAAGGCTGTCAATCAGGGAAACGATGTTGCCGTGGCGGTGGAGACAACAGGAAACGCCCGCTATTTCCGTGCGCGTATGCAGCGGCTTGGCGCCCGGGTTGTTGTGGTGAACTCGCTGAAGTTCAAAGTGATAACCCAGTCGGTAAAGAAGACCGACCGGCATGACGCGTCGACGCTGGCGGAGTTCCTGGAGAAGGATATGCTGCCTGAAGCTGTGCTGTGCAGCGAGGAAAGTGAGGAGCTGAGGCGCTTACTGAAGGTGAGAAAGCGGTTGGTTGAGACGATTGTAGTCATCAAGAACCAGATTCACGGGCTGCAGTTGAGTGTCGGGATCGAGTCGAGCCGCGGTCAGTTGCAGAGCAAAAAAGAGCGCCGGCGGGTACAAAACGTGCTCGCAGCACATACTCTCACCGGCGCAGCGGTTGAACCGCTATTTGAAACGATAGACCGATTATACGACGAGGTCAAGAAGCTTGAAAAGATCATTGAGCAGAAAACTGCAGATGATCCAGCGGTGGAGCTGTTACGAACGATTCCCGGCGTTGGAATTATAACGGGCAGCGACTTTACGGGCCTGGATTGA